A single region of the Micropterus dolomieu isolate WLL.071019.BEF.003 ecotype Adirondacks linkage group LG18, ASM2129224v1, whole genome shotgun sequence genome encodes:
- the LOC123986739 gene encoding transcription factor HES-5-like gives MISVYSVKVTDPSIRQQICSLNRAITAFNVLLLHMPDCRTELSDWLRLRDEASRDQILSTETSTAQRSNHGTHNHCSNDRFSGAPDSDPQVRINSSIEKLKSLLGPEFLRQQPDSKLEKADILEMTVCVLRRLQQQNQAVDSAAVDQGYSRCVQEVNHFLSKEEVETQSQRRLVNHFNKLQSSSDKTVREADISLLSSTVQTSIIKEKSLARSAPWRPW, from the exons ATGATCAGTGTGTACTCAGTCAAAGTCACTGATCCCAGCATCAGGCAGCAGATCTGCTCTCTCAACAGG GCAATAACAGCATTCAACGTACTGCTGCTCCACATGCCTGATTGTCGCACtgagctctctgattggcttagACT GAGGGATGAAGCCAGCAGAGATCAGATTCTCTCAACAGAGACCTCTACAGCACAGAGATCCAACCATGGCACCCACAATCACTGCAGCAATGACCGTTTCTCAGGAGCACCTGACTCTGACCCACAAG TTCGAATCAACAGCAGCATTGAGAAGCTCAAGTCTCTCCTGGGTCCAGAGTTCCTCAGACAGCAGCCAGACTCCAAGCTGGAGAAAGCAGACATCCTGGAGATGACAGTTTGTGTCCTGAGACGACTGCAGCAGCAGAATCAAGCTGTGGACTCAGCAGCTGTCGATCAGGGCTACTCCAGGTGTGTCCAGGAGGTGAATCACTTCCTGTCTAAAGAGGAGGTGGAGACACAGTCCCAGAGAAGACTTGTGAACCACTTCAACAAGCTGCAGTCTTCCTCTGATAAGACGGTGAGAGAGGCTGACATCTCTCTTCTGAGCTCCACAGTCCAGACCAGCATTATCAAAGAGAAGAGTCTGGCCAGGAGCGCCCCCTGGAGGCCGTGGTAG